In Leptodactylus fuscus isolate aLepFus1 chromosome 9, aLepFus1.hap2, whole genome shotgun sequence, the genomic window GCAAAATAAAATCTACATCCATCCACAACATGTTGTACACTGTTTATTAAAGTCAAACGTATTTCTTACCTTCACATTTTGGAGGCTTTTCAGTCCACTGAGCAGTAGCTGAACACTGTATAGAAGAAGAGCCCTCCATAGTAAATCCTTCATCACAGCTGAAGTTACATGTAGCATTATATGGTGATGTCTCCTCACTGCTGGAACAGCTCATTGATCCATGTTCTGGCTGCTCTGgccgctcacactgtatagctGAAAACCAAGACAAATATTCCTATTATAGATGGTGCAACAGTTTCATTGTAGAATTATATTTACAGTAGATGATCATGAAATAATAGATGTGCTAATATTAGGCTTCCTATTGCATGATTCTTGAAATATGGTTGAATAAAGATTACTTACAAGAATCATTAAACCAGGATGTGGTTTCTGGGATGGATTGCAAACTTAAATGTAACGCCAAACATTTTTAAATGCATGTGAATAAGAAATCTAAAATCCCATTCACATAAAGCAGATGTAAAACAAGAGATTACAAATCGCGACATGAATTTTTCCAGATTTTAGTTGAGTAGAAGGATTTAATCCACATATAATCCACAAGCAAATCTCTATGTTTGTGCTACAGGAAATAGACGGTTGCCTTTTGGAAGGGTAGATGTAGTGCTACGAAACTGGTCGTCGCGACACCTTGCTTTTACATTTGTGATTTTCTAGTCACACGTAGTTCAGCTAAATTACAATGATTAGTAATTCCTTCTTATATCAGTACTACCATGACACCATGACACTATGTATAGTGGTTATGATTGTTTTCTTGCAATGTTGGAGTCCtaagttcaaatccagccaacatCTACCACACTCCATAGGCATAaggaatttacattgtgagccttatatgagAAATGACTGACAATTTAATAATATATAGTGAGAATTACAAATCTTTAGTACCTTCACAGTTTGGGAATTCTGCAGACCATTGACCATCAGTCACACAATGAATTGATGGATCTCCAACTAGAGCAAATCCTTCGTTGCAGATGAAGTTACATGTAGCATTATATGGTTGCATTTCTCCATTGCTAGAACAATTGATTGCTCCATATTCTGGTGCTGCTGGAAATTCACATTGAATagctgaaaaaaaagtaaaagtttaTGTCATATTAATCATAGATATTGATTTATCATTTCTGTCTGACTAATTCTACTTTGGTAGTAGTGAGTATGCAGGATTATTACCTTCACATCTTGGAGGATTTTCTGACCACTGGCCAGGAGTTGTGCAAAGTAGTGAAGCAGATCCAACCATGGTGTACCCTTCTTTGCAGCTATAATTACATGTGGACTTCTCTGGAAGGATTTCCCCATCGATAGAACAGTTCATTACTCCATTGTCTGGCAGTTCTGGACGCTGGCATTGAATAGCTGTTAATAAGACAAAATATCATGTCAGAAAATAGAGTTTAGTAGATTAATAAGAAAGGCATTACAGTTATCTTTATATATGCAGCGCTCAAAAATGTGAAGTGCAACATATGCCAAAATATTATCTACAAGGAAGTGCTAGTTCCTGATCAAATGTACATGGAATATTCCAATATGTACACTTAATTTATAGTTCACTACTAATCCACATGAAAACATGAAAAAGATCAGACTgtaccatatatatgtatatacctttACAATGTGGAATCTGGAATCCCCAGTCTCCTTTCCCATTGCACTGTAGATTTTCAGCACCAACCAACAGATGTCCATCAGAACATGTGAAATTACAACTTGACTGGTAGGAAAAATTCCCATTCACGTGAGAGCACACAACTGAGCCATGATCAATTCCCTTCATCTCAGGACAAGTAACAGCTGGAAATTAATAATGCAATGTGTTAGATGTGGATTCTGGACTTTATGTTTTGCTGATTCTAAGATATATGATTAGAAGGTTTGCTGAAAACATATATTTACTTACCATGCTCACAGTATTTtccaaaaaatccatcagagcaATTGCAGTGGTAATCATTAATAGTTTCTATACATTCTCCATGGTTGTTACAGGAGGAAGAGTTGCAAGAAGCTGAAGGAGAAAGGAAATTATTAAGAGGTTTAGCATCCCATTTTACCTTCTCTAGTATCCACAATGACATTTCATGATTAACCAATAATCTTTCAGTAGAATAAAAAAAGGGATTCCAGCATCTTTCTGTTTGTGATATCACCCCTACTATTGCAGTccttatattgtacagaataagtgGATGTCTACTAAATCCAATATTGGAGGAATTAACTATTTCTCtatgctagaaaactggtgtagaccatattaaattaaattaagttaataaatatgaatatatatatatatatatatatatatatatatatatatatatatatatatatatatcaccagtCTAAATAATTCCCCCAAGGTTTTTATCCTAGTGCTCTAAATTTTCTTATTGTCTGATGCCATTACTTCATACCTGTGTAACACAAAGCCATTTTCTTCTTACTACAGGGCTCATCATTCCATTTTCCTGTATCATTAAGCCTTTTTACATACATCTCTACACaatcttcattttttttcttatttttgttgTTTGGTTCATTCGTAGCCCAGTTTTCAGCTTCCTTTGTGAGTTCCTTGTTGGTGCCAACCCACGTCCACTTCTGAGTGTTAATATTTTTCCGAATGCCAATCCAATAATATGCTGCATTAAAAGGTAATATCTCATTCAGATACTTATTCTCTTCGTGGTTTTGAATTGCTACCATGTCAGTGTACTTTTCTCTACAAAATGCTTGGGCACTATCGTATGGCATGTTGTTGGGTGATGTATGATACGTCCAGCCGTGTGTAAAATATATTAATGGAAAACCTGCAAGAAGATAAAGCCAAGTATGAATTACATACAATAATGATCATTTGAGGATGGGGGAAAAAGGAATATTTAGCTACCAGCAGCAATAACAGAAATTCAAATCGATATATAACCGTTCCACTTAACTTTCCTTGAGATGCCGGGTATCGCACGGAACTGACCCCTTCGGCTTGGAGCTGTAAATATGCAGATCGATTGTAaaatagaaccagcgtagcccCGTTGGGAAAGAAAACCAGACTTTGAGAATGGAAACctttatccgaaacgcgtcagtctggcgcagtttccAAGATTGTGACATGCATGTATAAAGAtttttcatggattaaataaagagtTTTTTCTTTCCCAACGgggctacgctggttctatttTACGATCGATCTGCATGAATTACATACACCAATAGATATCTAATGTAATTTACAGTAAAATTATCTATAGTTCACAACATGGATGTACAATAGtttatttaaaatatattttatcattGCTAAGAAATATTCCACCACAATGAAATTTTAGGATAAAATGTGCAGTGTAGTAAACAAAGAAGAAATAGCATAGGATATCATCTGAATAATATTACCACTTACCACAGACAAGTAGGAAAAGCTGGACTAAATATCCCATTGTGATCAGTGAAGTCAGAGGCCGCAAAGAAGGCGTACTGAAAATAAAACGCATCAATTTTTATGTCTCTTGATTTtgtaattataaaatataaaacgTAATAGATGTGATAAAACTCTACACATATCACAGTCAACTAAAAATCTCTCACTATATTCTAAGataattatataccgtatatactcgactataagccaactttttcagtacagtttcagcttatatttttttttagggggggggggtctatgaccagccacaatatcaatgtacagaatctcccataaaatagtggggaaaatgaagctttaaaaaaaattaaaaaataaaagttctaagtccctcctttccctagaatacatacaaaagtagaaaattactgtgaaacacatacacattaggtatccctgtgtctgaaagtgcccagtctactgaatatagggtatctgcagtgctcctgttccgtcgggaaggggttaataggagcactgcagataccctatattcagccaggctgaatttcaagtgggggaaaaaaacacagtcgtcaagctcaaggaaggggcagacagacaatcaaaacacccagcacctactgcaaaaactccagccattttaaattttgaaattttccagtagctgctgcattttatcccct contains:
- the LOC142218080 gene encoding E-selectin-like isoform X2, with translation MGYLVQLFLLVCGFPLIYFTHGWTYHTSPNNMPYDSAQAFCREKYTDMVAIQNHEENKYLNEILPFNAAYYWIGIRKNINTQKWTWVGTNKELTKEAENWATNEPNNKNKKKNEDCVEMYVKRLNDTGKWNDEPCSKKKMALCYTASCNSSSCNNHGECIETINDYHCNCSDGFFGKYCEHAVTCPEMKGIDHGSVVCSHVNGNFSYQSSCNFTCSDGHLLVGAENLQCNGKGDWGFQIPHCKAIQCQRPELPDNGVMNCSIDGEILPEKSTCNYSCKEGYTMVGSASLLCTTPGQWSENPPRCEAIQCEFPAAPEYGAINCSSNGEMQPYNATCNFICNEGFALVGDPSIHCVTDGQWSAEFPNCEAIQCERPEQPEHGSMSCSSSEETSPYNATCNFSCDEGFTMEGSSSIQCSATAQWTEKPPKCEVMQCASLTAPVNGLLTCDDGSNYNSTCAFSCSEGYEMFGSSELQCLSSGQWTSSVPLCKAVQCPSLTSPNKGHMVCQDTTNYKSECSFSCWKGFRLIGSPVLSCQSSGAWTSSLPRCEAVQCSRLHTPSMGKMNCSDIGFGYGTVCKFTCDHDLVLNGTDTLECDSNGSWNTQTPTCEAQKVTSDTDTYKVVGIVTSGASFLSMASIIIWLVKRMRKTAKKFTPANSYEHLEASGIYQNTENSWDGV
- the LOC142218080 gene encoding E-selectin-like isoform X1, whose product is MGYLVQLFLLVCGFPLIYFTHGWTYHTSPNNMPYDSAQAFCREKYTDMVAIQNHEENKYLNEILPFNAAYYWIGIRKNINTQKWTWVGTNKELTKEAENWATNEPNNKNKKKNEDCVEMYVKRLNDTGKWNDEPCSKKKMALCYTASCNSSSCNNHGECIETINDYHCNCSDGFFGKYCEHAVTCPEMKGIDHGSVVCSHVNGNFSYQSSCNFTCSDGHLLVGAENLQCNGKGDWGFQIPHCKAIQCQRPELPDNGVMNCSIDGEILPEKSTCNYSCKEGYTMVGSASLLCTTPGQWSENPPRCEAIQCEFPAAPEYGAINCSSNGEMQPYNATCNFICNEGFALVGDPSIHCVTDGQWSAEFPNCEAIQCERPEQPEHGSMSCSSSEETSPYNATCNFSCDEGFTMEGSSSIQCSATAQWTEKPPKCEVMQCASLTAPVNGLLTCDDGSNYNSTCAFSCSEGYEMFGSSELQCLSSGQWTSSVPLCKAVQCPSLTSPNKGHMVCQDTTNYKSECSFSCWKGFRLIGSPVLSCQSSGAWTSSLPRCEAVQCPSLTAPENGQMTCEDAANYESQCSFSCLKGFRLIGSSVLTCHSSGAWTSSLPRCEAVQCSRLHTPSMGKMNCSDIGFGYGTVCKFTCDHDLVLNGTDTLECDSNGSWNTQTPTCEAQKVTSDTDTYKVVGIVTSGASFLSMASIIIWLVKRMRKTAKKFTPANSYEHLEASGIYQNTENSWDGV